The following proteins are co-located in the Chryseobacterium daecheongense genome:
- a CDS encoding dCMP deaminase family protein: MNKFDKAYLKMAQEWAKLSYCKRKQVGALIVKDRMIISDGYNGTPSGFENCCEDAEGKTHWYVLHAEANAILKLAASTQSAKGATLYLTLSPCKECSKLILQAGIARLVYINEYSDDDGISFLKNHNIEIEQISDCELKK, encoded by the coding sequence ATGAATAAGTTTGATAAAGCTTATCTAAAAATGGCTCAGGAATGGGCAAAACTTTCCTACTGTAAAAGAAAACAAGTAGGAGCTCTTATCGTAAAAGATAGGATGATTATTTCAGATGGTTATAACGGAACTCCTTCGGGATTCGAGAATTGTTGTGAAGATGCAGAGGGAAAAACACATTGGTACGTATTACATGCAGAAGCAAATGCTATATTAAAATTAGCTGCTTCTACCCAATCTGCAAAAGGAGCAACGCTGTATTTAACGCTTTCTCCATGTAAAGAGTGCAGCAAGCTAATTTTACAGGCTGGGATTGCAAGACTGGTATATATCAATGAGTATTCGGATGACGATGGGATATCATTCCTTAAAAACCATAATATTGAAATAGAACAAATTTCTGATTGTGAACTAAAAAAATAA
- a CDS encoding NUDIX domain-containing protein — MKLLKYCPNCGKESLHWDGEKKWSCPLCNFTLYNNVAGAVAVVIRYGDEIYLTRRNRDPKKGKLDLAGGFVDPKESAEETCKRELFEELQLNIDISNLKYLTSLPNIYQYKEIDYNTIDLFYEYRVDKKFEVNIELSEISEAQWIPLKDIKLEDIAFDSQKIFFKQYLNNL, encoded by the coding sequence ATGAAATTATTGAAATATTGTCCAAACTGTGGCAAAGAATCTCTACACTGGGATGGCGAAAAAAAATGGAGCTGCCCTCTATGCAATTTCACTTTATATAACAATGTAGCAGGAGCTGTGGCTGTTGTTATAAGATATGGTGATGAAATTTACCTGACAAGAAGAAACCGGGATCCTAAAAAAGGAAAGCTGGACCTAGCAGGTGGTTTTGTTGACCCGAAAGAAAGTGCAGAAGAAACCTGTAAAAGAGAACTTTTTGAAGAGCTACAGCTGAATATCGATATTTCAAATTTAAAATACCTTACCAGCCTACCTAATATCTATCAATATAAAGAGATCGACTACAATACGATCGATTTGTTTTATGAATACCGCGTGGATAAAAAATTCGAAGTTAACATTGAATTATCCGAAATATCGGAAGCACAGTGGATTCCACTAAAAGATATTAAACTGGAGGATATTGCTTTTGATTCTCAGAAAATATTTTTTAAGCAATATTTA
- the xerD gene encoding site-specific tyrosine recombinase XerD encodes MTWDEKIKDFEIFLRFERNFSENTLDAYVRDIKKLKEYAEEDLDNIGPDVIGYDNLQEYIFNLSKQKFSERSQARWISSIKAFFKFLLEDEAREDNPAALLEGPKLGLYLPDTLSLMDINKIIGAIEVNSDLGRRNQCIVEVLYGCGLRVSELIDLKISNINFKENYIKVNGKGNKTRFVPLADYTAELLNSYIKEVRSKNKINKKYEDSLFLNSRGTSMSRVIVFLIIKELTDKAGVSKKISPHTFRHSFATHLLQNGADLRYIQEMLGHSSITTTEIYTHLKTEELRDVILNYHPRNINIA; translated from the coding sequence ATGACTTGGGATGAAAAAATTAAAGATTTTGAAATCTTTCTTCGTTTCGAAAGAAATTTTTCAGAAAACACTCTAGACGCTTATGTTAGAGACATTAAAAAACTAAAGGAGTACGCTGAGGAAGACCTCGACAATATCGGACCGGATGTGATCGGATACGATAATTTACAGGAGTATATCTTCAATCTTTCCAAACAAAAATTCAGTGAGCGGTCGCAGGCCAGATGGATATCTTCTATCAAGGCTTTTTTCAAGTTCCTTCTGGAGGATGAAGCCCGTGAGGATAATCCGGCAGCATTGCTTGAAGGCCCTAAATTGGGATTATACCTTCCCGACACACTAAGCCTTATGGATATCAACAAGATTATCGGAGCCATTGAAGTGAACTCGGATCTGGGAAGAAGAAATCAGTGTATTGTAGAAGTACTTTATGGTTGTGGACTTCGGGTATCAGAACTTATTGATCTGAAAATTTCAAACATTAATTTTAAAGAAAATTACATTAAGGTGAACGGGAAGGGAAATAAAACCCGTTTCGTTCCTTTGGCTGATTACACCGCTGAATTATTGAACAGTTACATCAAAGAGGTGCGTTCTAAAAACAAGATCAACAAGAAATATGAAGATTCATTATTCCTGAACAGCAGAGGAACTTCCATGTCCAGAGTGATTGTATTTCTTATTATTAAAGAACTCACGGATAAAGCCGGTGTAAGTAAAAAAATATCCCCACATACCTTCAGACATTCATTTGCTACACATTTACTACAAAACGGAGCTGACTTAAGATATATTCAGGAAATGCTTGGTCATTCAAGCATTACGACAACTGAAATTTATACTCATTTAAAAACCGAAGAACTACGGGATGTCATTTTAAATTACCATCCCCGAAATATTAATATTGCTTAA